From the genome of Bacillus mesophilus:
AGTTTTTCTTTCGATAATAGCTCCAAGCAACAAAAAGCTATCATTACAGTAACTGAAGTATTCCCCAGGCTTGCCTAATAGACTGTACTCTGTTTCCCTTATGTAGTTGATATGATCCTGATAATTATTTATGTGTTCCTTTCTTTCCATTGGAGGCAATCCCGTTGTATGAGAAAGTAAGTGATGAATTTTTATAGCGCTCATATCTTTAATGCCGTTTATCTTTAGTTCAGGTAGATGCTTAACAACAGGATCGTCAATTGATAATAAGCCTTGGGCCTCTAGCATCATAATTGCAAGAGCAGTAAAAGATTTTGTGACAGAGGCAATACCAAAGTTAGTCTCAGGCGTTACTGGTAAACCACGATCAATGTCTCGTAACCCAAAACCCTTTTGGTAAATCGTCTTACCCTCTAACGATATTCCAACAGATACCCCTACTATATTTTCCTCTTCCATTTTCTTCATGATAAAATCTTCTAATTCATTCCATCGATCAACATGCATTACACATCCCTCCAATCCTTAGATACTTTCAACAGAAGGAAAGTGAATTCCTTTCTTAAGTTAAATTTAAAGGGTACACGGGGAGTATTTAATCCCCATCGTACCCTTTAAATTGAGTATTTAATTTCAATTGGTTTTAGTTACCTTCAAACCAGCGTCGCACATTATCAAACATCATCCTGTTAATATCTTCATCTGAAACACCATTTTTCTTTAGATCAGGTATAACTTCTTCAAGAACAAAGCTCATTGTCCATTTAGGAAACATAAACCCGGCTGCTCCTTCTGGGAACCAATCAAGACTACAACAATAATCTTGCGATAAAAACATACGATTAGCGTAGCCCTGTTTTACCAATTCAATGACGGTATCATTCCGGTCTTCGGTTTTACATTCGTTTGTAAGACCGTATCGATCCATCCCTATATAGGCTCCTCTATCAAGCACCTTAAGAATATAATCCATATTATTTGTATCACCCGTATGACCAATAAGAACCCGGTTAGGATTAACCCCCTCCTCTTGAAGTATATCTAGTTGCATTAAGCCTGTGCCGCTTGCTGGATGTGAATGGGTCATAATAGGTACACCGGTTTTTAAGTGTGCACGGGCTGCTGCACGAATAACCTTTTCAACATCAGGAGTAATTCCTTGTGCATCTGCAGCGCATTTTAAAAATCCTGCTTTAATAGAAGTGTTTTGAACACCAACTTCAATGTCCCTAACAAACAAGTCTGCCATATAATCTATATCACGATTTTGAAAATGAGGTGGAATATAATGATAAGAATAGATTCCTGTGGCGGCTATGATTTGCATGTCCGTTTCGCGAGCAACTCTTTCAATAAAACGAATGTCACGGCCCAATTCCATGACTGTTGGATCACAAATAGTAGAGACCCCTAGTCCTTTAACCCTCTCTACTTGCACTACTGCTAAAGCAAACTCCTTTTCCTCATCATAAAGGTGTGGAAATTGCGCTACAACTGATTCAGACCGTACCCGCATATGCTCATGAATTAATGTACAGCCAAGGCTTGCAGCATCTACTTTACCCGAAACCGTGTTAATCATTGTCAATTAAATCCCCTCTTCCAAAATAAATGTTAACGCTCTCATTCTAAGGGAAAGGATTTGATTTCTCCTTAGAAATTATGAAATTGAGAAATGATGGTTACGCTTATGATAGTTGTTAAATTTATATGCTGAACTTTTGAACGTATACCCATTCACATAATCAATATTTTCTAGATTCCTGTTTAAGGATTGTTAACTCTTTACTTTTTGGTAGAGTTCTCTTTATAGTGGGATAGTATTGCATACTTCATATCTTTGCATAATGGAAAGGAAGAAAACGATGAAACAAAATAATCCGGATTATTGGATTGAGCACCTAGAGCTTCAACCACACCCAGAGGGTGGATTTTATAAAGCTACGTTTACTTCTATTGATGAGTTATCAGTTAGTGATAAAAAACGTAAACTTTATACTAGCATTTACTTTTTGTTACGTTCTGAGGATATCTCTCATTTCCATCGACTTACATCTGATGAACTTTGGTATTTTCATGGTGGTAGCTCCCTAACGATTCATACGATCGATGAGCAAGGAGAATATAAACAAATCAAGCTAGGCTTAAACCTAGAGGCAGGAGAAGTGCCACAGGCATTAGTTCGCAAAAACACAATATTTGGCTCCTCTGTAGTTGATGAAAATACCTTTTCACTTGTTGGGTGTATGGTGTCACCTGGATTTGATTTTGAAGACTTCGAACTGTTTAATCAGGAACAACTATTAAAGGAATATCCTCAGCATGAGGAAATAATTAGACTGATGGCATATAAATAGTAATTCAATGAAATTTCATTGAATTTCTATTTAACTTGTTTACATAATATAATTATCGTCACTTATTTCTATGTAAAACTAGTTCTCTAAGGTCTCATATTTAGATGCCTTAGAGTGACGGCACCTGTCTCGACACTTTCGTTGAGAGAATAATTGATCGTTTAGAGAAAGTCTTACAAAATAAGAATATATTTAAGAATAAAGTTTCAGCTAAAAAAGAGATTTTATATATTAAAAAACGTGATGATTGGGGACTCTCCCTCAATCATCACGTTTTGTTTTATACTTTGAATCTACTAATTAGCAACTGTAATTCCTCTGCCATTTTTGATAAAGTATGAGCAGAAGCCGTAATTTCTTCCATTGACGCAAGTTGTTCCTCAGTTGCGGCTGAAACTTCCTGTGTACCAGAAGCAGATTCCTCAGCTACCTTAATAATTACACTCATCGAGCTAACCATTTGCTCTGAACCGGCTGCCATCTGTTGTACAGCTGAAGACACATCCTGAATTTGCAGGTTAACTGCTTCAATTGAAGTCTCAATGTTACTGAAAGCCTGCCCAGCAGTGTTTACTGCTCCAATACCTTCATTCACTTCTTTTGAAGTACTTTCCATTGTCTGAACTGCAGTTTTAGTTTCATTTTGAATCTTTAAGACTAATTGTGAAATCTGTTTAGCGGAGTTTGAAGATTGTTCAGCTAATTTTTTTACTTCATCAGCTACAACTGCAAATCCTTTTCCATGTTCTCCCGCTCTAGCCGCTTCTATCGCAGCATTCAGTGCTAATAAATTGGTTTGATCAGATATCCCTGTTATAACGTCTATTATTTTTCCAATCTCTTCTGAG
Proteins encoded in this window:
- a CDS encoding phosphotriesterase family protein, yielding MINTVSGKVDAASLGCTLIHEHMRVRSESVVAQFPHLYDEEKEFALAVVQVERVKGLGVSTICDPTVMELGRDIRFIERVARETDMQIIAATGIYSYHYIPPHFQNRDIDYMADLFVRDIEVGVQNTSIKAGFLKCAADAQGITPDVEKVIRAAARAHLKTGVPIMTHSHPASGTGLMQLDILQEEGVNPNRVLIGHTGDTNNMDYILKVLDRGAYIGMDRYGLTNECKTEDRNDTVIELVKQGYANRMFLSQDYCCSLDWFPEGAAGFMFPKWTMSFVLEEVIPDLKKNGVSDEDINRMMFDNVRRWFEGN
- a CDS encoding cupin domain-containing protein — translated: MKQNNPDYWIEHLELQPHPEGGFYKATFTSIDELSVSDKKRKLYTSIYFLLRSEDISHFHRLTSDELWYFHGGSSLTIHTIDEQGEYKQIKLGLNLEAGEVPQALVRKNTIFGSSVVDENTFSLVGCMVSPGFDFEDFELFNQEQLLKEYPQHEEIIRLMAYK